One window of Hydractinia symbiolongicarpus strain clone_291-10 chromosome 3, HSymV2.1, whole genome shotgun sequence genomic DNA carries:
- the LOC130636953 gene encoding uncharacterized protein LOC130636953 produces MIASPFTSLAAFKNKIEYELNGNHTSDKNLRHNLRSGINELRCLQGHLDRECLFQLIACPNDGCTEKVTRNELKGHEQTCTKRGVNQELKIKKLESLVNQLTERLSICENQMQDSYRLIANLNGQIISLKSPTKTKLVGYYQWNITDYSRKCSKGRIGSCPFVTLNGYNCLLHAEWTGKDKTQFGLFFGLLVGERDDDLVWPFNMKVSFECCSMDNEKRVHSLDRSTANDDTWGKRPTKRSGDKGWGFPKFLSQPDIHKFIINNAIVINCYIETIN; encoded by the exons atgattgcatcACCCTTCACCTCGCTTGcagcatttaaaaacaaaatagaatATGAGCTTAATGGAAATCACACAAGCGATAAAAATCTTCGTCACAATTTGCGCTCAGGC ATTAATGAATTGCGATGCTTACAA GGCCATTTGGACAGGGAATGTTTGTTCCAACTTATCGCCTGTCCCAATGATGGTTGCACAGAGAAAGTTACGAGAAACGAACTTAAAGGGCACGAACAAACTTGTACAAAAAGG GGAGTCAATCAAGAGCTCAAAATCAAAAAGTTGGAATCACTGGTAAACCAATTAACTGAAAGATTGAGCATATGTGAGAATCAAATGCAAGATTCGTATCGCTTGATTGCAAATTTAAATGGTCAGATCATATCTTTGAAATCTCCAACTAAAACGAAATTGGTTGGCTACTATCAATGGAACATAACAGATTATTCCCGTAAATGTTCTAAAGGAAGAATTGGGAGCTGTCCTTTTGTAACGTTGAACGGATATAACTGTTTACTTCACGCCGAATGGACCGGCAAAGATAAAACACAATTTGGATTATTTTTTGGTCTTCTTGTTGGTGAAAGAGACGATGACCTTGTTTGGCCTTTTAACATGAAAGTTTCATTTGAATGCTGCAGCATGGATAATGAAAAACGCGTTCATAGTCTGGATAGATCCACGGCTAATGACGATACCTGGGGAAAAAGACCTACTAAAAGGTCCGGAGATAAAGGGTGGGGCTTTCCAAAGTTTTTATCACAACCAGACATTCATAAGTTTATCATAAACAATGCCATAGTCATAAATTGTTACATCgaaacaataaattaa
- the LOC130636954 gene encoding uncharacterized protein LOC130636954, which yields MAYCSVYGCKNNIKSNKDKRFFLMPKNPEVSKAWIAAINRTKLPAKVFLCSDHFEETCFDLSWKLQNELFYKDRPCKRRLIPNSVPTIFCHKTAPKERSSSTSRAKRSQSKDLVKSALVEDSEQLCLIDNEVEFEVESKLSIGIQAIPKTQTSATPYKDTSVRSTCTQTSCSVADAQTLTQVAVNVYVFRFKLYCSFNSDLDDVNLQSAAAALNSTFNILHKGNISNTLKMLGLSNLIEPPTSEFSHEGHDLDEDVISDGDNESEDDEWLVKSLERADKSDPNYSISQEMDEGEDEEQEQERIEHRNMEPCKQKTYLVYETCIKEQHDVVKMWMLCDAFLILK from the exons ATGGCCTACTGTTCGGTGTACGGttgtaaaaacaacattaagTCAAACAAAGATAAAAGGTTCTTTCTAATGCCAAAGAATCCTGAAGTTAGCAAAGCCTGGATTGCCGCAATTAACAGAACAAAGCTGCCAGCTAAAGTATTTCTATGCTCTGACCATTTTGAAGAAACCTGCTTTGACCTAAGCTGGAAACTTCAGaatgaattattttataaagatCGTCCTTGCAAACGGCGGTTGATTCCAAATTCTGTGCCGACAATTTTTTGTCATAAGACTGCCCCTAAGGAACGTTCATCCTCCACATCGCGAGCCAAACGAAGTCAATCTAAAGAC TTGGTGAAGTCAGCCTTGGTTGAAGATTCTGAGCAATTATGTTTAATCGATAATGAAGTTGAATTTGAAGTTGAATCCAAATTATCAATTGGAATACAGGCCATACCAAAAACACAAACGAGTGCAACCCCATATAAAGATACGTCAGTACGAAGTACATGTACACAAACGTCGTGTTCTGTAGCAGATGCGCAAACGCTAACCCAAGTAGCTGTT aatGTATATGTTTTCAGATTCAAATTGTACTGCTCATTTAATTCCGATTTGGATGACGTGAACCTACAAAGCGCAGCAGCAGCTCTGAACAGTACATTTAATATCCTACACAAAG GTAATATAAGCAACACATTGAAAATGCTGGGATTGTCGAATTTAATTGAACCACCAACTTCTGAATTTTCACACGAGGGACACGATTTGGACGAGGACGTAATTTCCGATGGCGACAATGAGAGTGAGGATGATGAATGGCTAGTCAAATCTCTTGAGag GGCTGATAAAAGTGACCCTAATTATTCAATTAGTCAAGAGATGGATGAAGGAGAAGACGaagaacaagaacaagaacGTATTGAACATCGAAACATGGAGCCATGCAAGCAAAAAACTTACTTAGTGTACGAAACATGTATCAAAGAGCAACACGATGTAGTTAAAATGTGGATGCTGTGTGATGCATTCCTGATCTTAAAATAA